The genomic region accactgaaacgattttggaaacattattttaagttacatagtgttgctttaaattcTTGTTCTTGAGAAAGGTCATAAGAGCGCTTTCACACCTGTCGTTCGGTAGACTGTCGCATTTTCATATGGTTCGGTTTGAGTTCACACTGTACTTTGTCAGCTGCACCAAACACTGTTAACAAATGTCACACGGTCACATGCTCGCTCGTCTATTGGACTGAATATCAGAGTAAAACTTGCTGACACTTCTGGCctcagaaataataaataaagtgtgTGGAAAGCAACCTTAAGAAAAGCCGACGTCAGATTCATAAAAACTCTTGATTGTTCGCACCAAAGTTCTTATAATGATACATGCCGTTGTCAAAATTTCAAATTGTGCATCAGTTGATTCTAATTAGCAAAGGTAGAACGCCCACGCcaatacataacaaaaaaaaaaagggcatgaGATTGGAGGGCTGTGTGCACACAGACATTAAAAAGAAGTTGAGAAAAATTAAGCCAACAACAAAAGTTTAAAGAGGGTGGAGCACCAGACtccaaacttaaaataaaaatactacaGAACAATAGTTCTGAAGTGGACGTACTTCTGTAGGACGTAAAGGTCAAACAAAGTGTCAAACTCAGTAGTGTCTCACTCTCTGCTAATTAAAAAGATCTAGGCCTAAATGATCCTGGAGGACGGGTTCCCTCCTCAGGGAATGATCTGCAACACCTTATCACCAGCAGGAAACATGCCGTTGAGCCAGTAGAACTAGGCCTACTTTGGGCCTATAAATACTGTGATTCATTCACTAATTATTGGATGGTATGGATCCCAATTACCATAACTGATGGGAATTCAAGTGTTTTTAAAAGACCATAACAATTTGTAAAGTGATGATCCAACATTTGATATTTGAATCcaatattatacaaatgtaaaattaaagaaaatgcaaTAACCAAGTAGTTGGCAAAACCACATCAGCACTCAAATGTGCGTAAGTGTGCTAGTGTtgttccaaaaaaataaataaataaataaatcgatTCACATTCATGAATTGATTCAAGCTCTAtcgattcaaaatcgattcatagaattccaaaaatcaattcttttttttttttcgttttgtaatggcgtgtatactatcacatggtaaaagtaactacatttacatactgtgaatcattttttttattttattgagaatcgtttttgaatcaGAAATCGATTTCGAATCATATCTTGAGCCTAAATGTGGATATTGAAGCGCGACAGAATCATGGCAGCAAGTGTGCGTAGATTTAGTTCTTAAGAACAGATGCCAAATAAAGCATTAGCGAATGTCAAAATCTCCATGTAAATGGCAcaggtgggttttaagaagaAATAACTGGTTGGTGAATATTAAAGTCATCATTagaaataaagttaataataaaACGCCACTGTTGGACCCAATAGATACAGTTCTGCAAATAAATggattggtttttttttatgttttgaagaCAGTTTTTACCAACAATGAAAGGAAAATACTGCAAACCATTTCTTTGCCGACATTAGCattacaaatagaaacattaacatgttatttcaataaaaacaatcacattgtaattttttactttaaactCTCCAATGTGAATATCTCAATAAATCAACATATCAATCCAAGTCTGGTTCCTATGCAAAGCTTTTAGTCTCCAGAAAGATCAGAAACTGCCAGAGTCTCTTGTCAgcttgtataataataataataataataataataataataataataataataataataatgacattaATGTTACGATCCCCGGGGAGAGAGGGGTAATAATCCAAGAAAAAAACCTTGTAAAGTCGTCAATTTATGGGAAATGAACTTGGCTATTGATAGGTTGATATTTATGCATGTCAGAGTTCAAATGTAGTTAACCATTCAAAGGGAGTTTTCAGGGCAGAGTCAGCATGAAGGGGACACTAGGTTGCAAGAATAGATCAGAATGTGTAAACGAGTAGAAGTGTCTCACTAATAAGGAGTCGTTTCAAAAGGTAACTGTCTCACAGAAGTAGATCAACTGGCCGCTGCCGGACAAGAAGACTACAAGAAACACCGTTATTCTGATGTTCACTGGTCCCTCTTGTATTGACATCCGTGTGTGTACAGAGTCGGCACACTGTGTCATGAAAGGTTGTTCACtgtttgaataaagctgcaaatgATCTGAAATCCTTGGACTCGTCATCTTTGAAGTCTTCATCCTCGTCCTCTCCTGATCTCAACCCTTTATCAGCTATTCTGTGAGATTAAAGTGGTAAATTTGGAATTGGAATGTATTACTTCTCTGCAATTTTCAAACTTTGCAAAAGTCATCCAGTGGGCCTTTTGACACTCCTGACCTAGAACAAAGATGAACCCTTGTGTTGACTTCCcgccaaaattaaaaatcaacactttttaatcaatgtttttaactttttcttacatttctgtCCCTTTAACAATTcacaatgctttttttcaatgtttgtcactttctttgacattttcaacactacgtaacactaaatTACAATTAATTTATGGTTAATAAACCCCATTCATAGGAACTTTGACCTAAtgtttgagaaaagcagaaaggaGGAATTacttagactaaaattaatggaaagtatgttgatggataatcagaggttggaatatgtcaacttttactcaatattatttcaaaaccacttcaattttttttcttgaaatgctataaaattgaataagacgccccaaaattaataaaagtagagatttgtacttgccaaagagcgttgtgtggaatcaatcatgttattttgggtagttaaaacgAACAGTGATATagaaaaacaggtcaaatttgacccgaggacaacatgtgggCTAAGacttaaaacaaaactaaatatgCCTAGGTGTTTATCTAATTAAAAGTGTACACGTTTAATTAGATAAACACCTAGTGAGTGTGCAGCCCTTACACTGTAAGGGCTGCACACTCATCCAGGGTGGTGCTACAAACCTTACCCTCGAAGAGGAACGCCTTTGTTGCAAAGTAGAGACCAATGGGCAGCGTGACCATCAGGATGGTGAAGAACAGCAGGGTCTTGAGGGCTGAAACCAGGGAGCTTTCATTTCTGCAGAGGAGTACAAGTTCATGAGTCAGCCGAGATAAAACGAGACAGTGACCTAACTGTTAGGGACCAGCGGACTCTGACATGCTGACCACTGTTGTGGGGATGATTCAGGTTGGGTTCCAGGACTACGTCACATTAAATAAAAGCTTGGTAAACTTTGGCACTTTAACAAAAAGCAGCCCGAGGGGGACGGGTTGTTTTGAGAACAGACGTCACTCCGCGGACTGAAAAGGCTACTAGCTAAGCTAAGAAGCTAGCTAAGGtaagcttttcatttaaaataatggATTGTTTTCTCACCCTCTGTAATAAGCCGGCGGTCCTGCGTCTGAAGCTGCTCCGACAGATCCGTCCATTGCTGGGCTGATGGCGGCGAGGTAAAGGTACAAGCGGAAAATATAAGCAGGTAAATGTTAGCGTGTTGTCACTAATGAAATCCCTTCCTCTTCCGCACAGGATCATGGGGACCGTCACATGACGCGGTCAGACGCCACTTAGTCTCGCGAGGCCTGGCTGATGCCTGGTTCATACCGGTTCACATCCTGCAGAAATATAGGATACTTTTGGgtggaaaatgttttaaaatatggGACAAGCAATGTGTATCTCTTCCTGTTTTTCGAGTTTCCTGTAAATATCATAAGCCTTGGGCGAGAAGATAAGATATTTAATATTCTGTGTTGTTCTACCTTTGTTTATGTTTGGCAGGGTTAGCACAGTTGGTAGCGCAGGCGCACGAGCATTGAgatttactcctcgacgcagtggccgcgggttcgactccgacctgctgccttttgctgcatgtcattccccctctctccccttgcatgtcttcatctgtcctgtggaaataaagaccTGAAATGCccccgcctccccccccccaataaaaaataaaaaataaaatcctacataaatacatttgacaTTGACATAAGAGTAATGCAATTCATCTTGGCTGGACTATTTACTCACAATATCTGTTTAGTGTTTTAGGGCAGAGTTCTAGACTCTTATGGATTGATCACTGCATTTCCTTTTCCTAtaaagggtctatataaaacttATTTGTCCTCACAATagattaaatattcatttttttccattccCATTACTAGGCTCTAAAAATAGAAGCTAAGAGAGGATGGATGGAAACCGGTAAGTTTTTCATTCAAGGATCATTTATGGCAGTCTTGTTTTATGGCATGTGCTTGTTCACCCTACATTCCTAAATAATGCAACGCTGTAGACCATTTCTTGTTTAATTGCAGATAAAACAGAGAGCCATTAAGTCCATTTTGTGTCGACTGTATATCAATTTGGTGCCGTGCACTGGCTGTGTTTCTAGTCAAAGTCTCACTAAGTGTCAAGGAGTGACATTTCTGCTCCAGTTGGCTTTGTGTTCACCGGTCCACGCTCAGCAGATTTcccaaaacacatttgaaaagacTCTCAATAGGGAACAAGCCACAACCACTAAGAATAATGCAGGGTTTTGTGTAGTTACGAAAAGCCTCATTGACTCTGGAGACGCAGAGGATTTACCTAGTGATTCAAATTAGAGAGTACACCGTTATCCCAAATTAGTTGGGTTTACTGGAAATTTGTGTGAAAACTCATTTCCTCAAACTATCTCAGGTCAAGTTGTGTTAACACAGAGTGGTAAGTGTTGATGCGGTAGAAAAATCAAGTTTAtattagttgtgtgtgtgtgtgtgtgtgtgtgtggtgtgtgtgtgtgtgtgtgtgtgtgtgtgtgtgtgtgtgtgtgtgtgtgtgtgtgtgtgtgtgtgtgtgtgtgtgtgtgtgtgtggagggaggTCCAACACAGTGTCCCTCAATCCCTCCTTCACTTATAGCAACCCACAGATCATGTGTGTACACGCCTGTATGTGACTTGAAACACTCAAAACCAAatacatgtctttttattcatcTGTATTCAGATATCATGAGTACACATGTTGCACGTCCTTGTAACTTTGACTGTAAAAACTCTTGTCTAGTTCAAATTCATTTGAATTTTATTTCTACTTTACTATTTATCTTTACTTTTCTCAATTtttgtgctgctgcaacactcAAATTTCCcctcttgggatcaataaaggctGATCTTAATACCTCTAGGCACGTTGTATAACAGTAACAGGCCCAGTACATTATacagcagtgtttctcaaatgggagTATGCATACCCTTAGGGATACTTTGGATACGGCAAGGGGTGCATGAGATTTTTAAcaagtgtttatttaaaaaatatcagtcatgcataattcctaaaataatgGGGTACTATTCTAATGAATAGTTTTAATGATTCGAAACGTTTGAAATGTagcattttggtgtttttcagttacaatattgttgtttttctatcaaaaatgtatttgtgctGGTCGgagatgaaaaaaatcaaaagcggcacaatattttttaaagtttgagaaTCAATGGTACAGTTAAAGGCCTGCTGGTATTATTCTTTATAGGCATTGCTGCTTAAaccttaaaatgaaaacatgaatgTACTTAAAAAGAACGATATAATCAGAACAGGAATGTATTTTCTGAAATGCATGCAATTCAATGTTACTGTTTTCTGAATCTCTAATATTTTAAAAGTACTACAAGccttattaataaaataatcattataataaTCCCAATTTGTAGATTTGTAGTGTtattctgaatctgcaaagtactaatctgtcagataaatgtagtggagtaaagtagcagaaagaaatagaaatactcAAGTTGTCTAAAATTTGTACTTCacagtatttgagtaaatgtacttgattaCTTCCCACCACTGAGTTGATGTGTTCTTTCAATATGTAACACATCAACCACATGCAACATGCACCTAAAACAACATATTGATTAAAATCAAACATCTTTTCTTATAGAAGTCAAGGCAACTTATACAGTCTGGTTACTAATTATGCAGATAGACTTCTTAATAATGTATCAATAATCATTAAAGCTAGCAGTGACTAAAATAAACAGTGACCTTTTTTCATAAACAGGTCCCCAGTAATTATTCCAGATCCAAATGGCATCCTCCCAATAAACtgcacttttattttctctggaAACAGATGcaaaaatctaattaaatttgtttgttttttttgcaacgaGCTTTGAGAATAGACTGCAAACCACAGAGGACCTGTTCATCCCGTTATGGTGGGATTAagaaatttaataaaacatcgTCTAAAATTGAAGCTTTACAAAAGTTGCGTTCTCAACGGAACAACAGTGTGTAGATCTGGTCAAGAGGTCTTCTGTTGCATGTTCAATACGAAATTGTCCTTCCTCTTAGagcttgacctctgaccttctGCAAGTATTTCCCATGGCTCTGGACTCCTCGCCTATTGCATTCCATGTGTCACCAGCGCTCTGTGTCAAACATGAGGCACGCCACACCTGTTGTTTTGACCGAGCGACACAGTGTCAAAGCGTTGTAACTTGAAATGAAGTTCCCATTAGAAATCAGAGTaagaacaaaaaacactttaaaaaaggaTCCCATGTTATTCATAGCATTGTGTTCCGCTGCTCATGTGCTAGTGTTTTCCTCTTCTATCATGCAGTGTTGGAAAGTAACCAAGTACATTTATTCAACTACTGTgctttattgtactttttgtaaAATTTGGAGGCACAGGTTTCTtgagtagttttgttttttgcttctaTGTATACTTCAACACTAAATTTCAGGGGTAAATATTTGTCCGTTGCATTTATTTAGCAACTAGAGTTGCTTTTAAGAAAATACAATGGCGTGTTAAAGGAAAAGcgtgacattttgagaaatatgcttattttctttgttgagtgttagatgagaagattgacaccACTCTTTAGTGTGTGTGCTAATTTaccttagcacaaagactgggaaCAGGCAAACAGAACCTAACAAAGTCTGCCAACCAACAACTCTAAACTCACTAAGAATAGTCAAATCTCAATTGTTTAATCTGCTGAATGGAGGGTTAGACTGGGTGTCAGACTTGACAGCAATGCAAATTAGCTTTGCAAGATGTCAAACTAATCGAGGCACTAAAAGGTACAATTTTCcaatatttcataattaaaGCAAAGGTTTGAGGAAAGTCCAAAACATTTGTAGAAATGTGATGTTCTGTGGGTTTctcaaaacacatttgaaaagacTCTCAATAGACTCTCAAAAGATTTTCatcgtttttttcttctttcccacCCTGTTAATGTTCCTGCTACCCCCAAATGGATTTTATGACCCTTTGGAGGGGACCAAACCCCCATGATGGGAATCACTGGACTGAAACAGTTAAACTTAAAGTAGTTAAAGCTCCACCTCAACCACCTACAACAGTTATTCTTTACTTACTATGCATATATTGTTTCTTCCGTATTGACAATTTAATTTAGTACCTTTTTTTTGGAACTTTAGGCCTACATAGTATAGCTGATAATACTGTATTTCTTTGACACAGAACTCTTACTTGCAATTAAGTATTTTTATATGGACGAGTTGTATTCATACTTAAATGAAATACGGtaaatgtactgtgtgtatatatatgcctatatatatatatatatatatatatacatatatatatatatatatatgtatatcctATATTACCTTTGGTCTAATGGTAAATACAAGGTGCAAGGAAACATTTAGTTATGTACATTTCTTTTAGCATTTACAAATCCATCTATAATCCCCTGTGCCTATACCATTTGGtctataaataaagaaaaaatcatCTCCATTTCTTGCTTTTATTGGCTGTGTTAGACCCAAAACACCTAAAACCTCCTCAAAGTATTGTGACCCACAGCCCATTGGGACATGTAGGAAAAGATCATATGCTTGAGAACACAGGCAGTGGTAAAGCCTTTCCACAAATCCATTAGGAGACTTGCTATTGGGACAGCGGGTCCAGTGTAAGACCCCTGTAAAATGCAATGATGTGTAAGAGCTGTATAATTCCACTGTGCAAGGAGGGGCATTATTTCTGACTTCATCCAGCGGGGCGAAAAAACAATCATGTCACGCTGTAGCCTTGGACCATATAATGTCTCACTCCTCATGCATTGTGTGAAGACCCTCTCTGAGCAGGCCTCTCACTCTGGGAGAATAGTGGGAGTAGCCGGGGAGATTCAGCTCGTCTTTTCACACACTGAGGAAGAGAGGGAAATAAGAAAGTAAAACATTGCTGTGGAGGGATGAGAGAATCATGTCgtcaaaaaaaattcaatgtaTGCCTCATTCCCCTTTTGCTTGGTCGAGTTCGGGCAATAAAATCTCGGTGCCATGACGTGGATGCTGCAGAGAGCGCTGCGGATCTCtcattaacaaaacaaacaaacaagacaagGCATAAATCTACTGTCTTGTATATGACAGAAGGATATCATTTATGGTAATACATTCTGAGATTTCCAAGTATTTGACAGTACATAGGGATTTATGGCATGACTTGTCTGTAGAAACAAAGTAGCAGCTCAAGCAAAAGCAAACAGGAGACAATGTAAGCCACAGAGACATagtcacgtgtgtgtgtggtgtgtgtgtgtgtctgtgcgtgtgcgtgtgtgtgtgtgttgtgtgtgtgtgtgtgtgtgtgtgtgtggtgtgtgtgtgtgtgtgtgtgtgtgtgtgtgtgtgtgtgtgtgtgtgaaattggCAGAAACAAAGTCATGAGTAATGATGGACCATATAGCGTCAGGCGGACAGATGATGCTGTCCTTGaatataataaaagaaatatgtcTCCAGAAGCCATTGCCCTTCATATTTAAACACTGGCTAAATGACAGACAGTGTGGGTTGATAGACTGgacatttctgcattttttctttcttttttttttttaaatcctggaCTTTTTTTGTCCTTTGATTTATTCACTGAGGAATATGAGTTGTGTCACAATCCTTTCTATGAATATGTTTAACGGAAAAATGCCAACTACTATTTTACAAAGACACGTTATATCTTCATGGGTTATCCACATAGAATTTGTGCAAAATCCAATTTCTATGTTAACAAAGCCTGCATTACACTGTGTTTCTAATATTAATTTGTTCATGCTTGAGTGGAAATTTCAGTAGCATGGAAATCTCCCTTCAGCACtacagctcagtgtgtcaaaatcACAAGTTGTGGGGTTATATAACCATGAGGGGTTATTTACCACTGCCAGACTATTAAAATCTTGGTTTTACGAGAACTTGTCATTTTTTGTTAGtattaaacaaacaagttaGAATGTGTTAGTGAATGCTGGTAGGCAAACAAACAGACCTGTGGACAGGCTagctctttccctctctctctcccttattCCCTCTCTTCTCAGCCCACTTGGAtcgggaaccggagggtcactggttcaagtcccgtAATCGACCGAGTATGTAGTGTGGACTGATGGCTGGAGAAGTGCCAGTTCACCACCCGGGCACTGCCAAGgttcccttgagcaaggcacagaaacccccaactgctcagggcgctgtCCTATGAGGCAGctccctcactctgacatctcttacATAATGCACGTGTTTAGGGcctatttgtgcatgtgtttattagggcctctgtgtgtgtgtgtgtgtgtgtgtgtgtgtgtgtgtgtgtgtgtgtgtgtgtgcgtgcgtgcgtgcacgttTGTGTTcgaataacaacagagtgaacatttcattttctcccGCGGGAttaatacagtatatctttGTCTTTACGCTAAGTTAAGCTAAAATATGATACCCGTCTCCTGGCTGTATTAAAGGACAAATGTGGGATTGGTACTGATCCTTCTCATCTTACtattggcaagaaagcaaaaaaaacttgtctccccaaatgtcaaactttaCCTAAGGAGATAgtgggatgaataaataaaggttaaaaggGCAGTATCAGGagagaatgaagagtggaaggCGAGAGGAAGAATAATAATCCTGCCATTAGTCTGTGACTCAATGATGTCGTATATTCGACTCTGTCACCTTCCCTCGAGCCCTTCACTCATCTGTAGCTGACCTTGCACTGGCATGTGGGCTGCTTTTCTCTTCCACATCAGTGACGCTGTCTTGTAAGATTGTAAGCAGGATTGAACAGTTTTGTGCCAATTTGCTGCTCTGCAACTTCACACCACCTGAGCCAAGATCCATCAGGGATTCAGATCCCTATTCCTGCATATCTAATCGTCAGGCAGCCTATCCAAGTTTAGCTGCAGCAAAGCACagcagaatacaaaaaaatctaaatcaaaatgttaaaaatatgcTTAACATATTTATGAATCCTCTGAATAAGACATTATGAATGTGTGATGTCTTTAATATTCCAGTAACAGAGCATCATATAAAGAATGTGTCACACTGACATCTTGGAGCCTCCCTGTGAGGTGAACCGCTCATAGATTGTTTGCTGGGTTGAAGTTTTGCTGCGAGGCTGTCGGAGCTCATCTCGATGAGGGTGACATGTGTTCAGGCACACTTGCACTAACACGGAAATTACATTTCTGGCTCCTGATGCGCATCCAGTCCCCCCCGGGCATCATCACACGAGAAagctagctttgtttttttcccccttttcaaaCTTTTACCAATTCCTCAATGATTTTGGGGGTGGGGTAGGGAGGGTGGGCGCCTGGTACATTAAACATTTTAGTCCAATATATTGATCCACGCAGTTCAAAGACAGCTTTGTTTCCCAGAAGCATTAACAGAAACTGTGAGGGAATTCAACGTTACAAACAACAAGGCACAAATGTTTCCATTAACACACAAACGCTGTTCAGATCAAGCAAAAGTTTCCACAATCTTCCCAGTGTGTTTTGTGAGAGCATCTTTTCTCAGAAGACAACCCTGAGGGTGAACCAGCATCATGGTGAATTTAGACCGGACGCATTCCCAGTGAGAAGGCGCCTGAGATATTCATTCACACTCTGGATGAAATATGGGATGCACCATCGCTTTGACAGAATTAATAGTGTCAGTCACTAAAATGATAATGACAGCGTTAAATCCTTGATAATTGAGCCGAGCATTGAATGAAAAGGCTTGAGTTTCTATCCAAAATCAGATTAAGGATTATATTGAGGGAAAACAAACATCTATTTCCATCATTACTGCTGCATGTAAGAGCACAGAGACACAGTGAgaataagaaatacatttattctCTTTTGACGAGGCGGGTGGCATACTCATGATTGATCTGTGCAAATAAGCAGTGTGTCATTCTCGTGCACATGaattacacatactgtacttggATGTGACATGAGAACGTAAGTCTGTACCGTCTGTATTGACTCGTTGTCAGAACCGTCGCAAGGGTTGTGCCAACTGTGTGACCGCACAGGGCGTCGCgcccatagacagtaaaagaaatggacaatgtgaccCCGTTGATTTccacagagaccagtgaaggctaTTAGAAGCAGTTTTCCGGTGAGGGCTCagcgttactgtgcagcctcaaactgagcttgaagacgtggatgggacgtgagcaacctgtctgaaagctgcaagtcttctggtagctgtgccaagacaAATTTCAATTACTCCAGATCTtccagagacggagagcgtaggtatatgttaggtaGGTACATGCATTaggataacataggcacaggctaattattgctaagtAAAATGCTAATTAACATTAGTAtctaaacctaaacagctaatgtaagtccaaactgccTGTGAGCTTATCCTGTACTGTTCAgtaattcctctactatgcgacagtaagtcacgtggttatgacacaatctttagcctatttttacaaaaaacgtctgctacggagccataacgtgagatacaggGTAATAGAGCCCTTTTATACAttgctgtgtttctttagaattaaacaatgacaaatagcttcagatgtaaagttatttgctgtcaaagggACATCagaatgaatggcagtcaatggaatgctaacgacGGGTGAGTGCTAGGTAGCATAAAAATGGCgtcatgggagctacgcttagtggaggctggcttaccccctttctctttctcttcttttttttttacattccatATTTGTTTGTGATGTCGTCCACTCAGTGTGATCTAACATTAAATTCCAGTTTGTCAAAAAATCAAAAGTGCGAACAAGGAAGAAGGAGACGGGAGAAAGGAGGTCAGTTACACGAGAGCCCGGCCAATTTCACAAACAC from Etheostoma spectabile isolate EspeVRDwgs_2016 chromosome 10, UIUC_Espe_1.0, whole genome shotgun sequence harbors:
- the vma21 gene encoding LOW QUALITY PROTEIN: vacuolar ATPase assembly integral membrane protein vma21 (The sequence of the model RefSeq protein was modified relative to this genomic sequence to represent the inferred CDS: deleted 1 base in 1 codon), giving the protein MILCGRGRDFISDNTLTLPAYIFRLYLYLAAISPAMDGSVGAASDAGPPAYYRGNESSLVSALKTLLFFTILMVTLPIGLYFATKAFLFEGSMKMSSSDSYFYAAIVAVLAVHVVLALFVYVAWNEGTPKGKGKDD